A single region of the Sorghum bicolor cultivar BTx623 chromosome 9, Sorghum_bicolor_NCBIv3, whole genome shotgun sequence genome encodes:
- the LOC8072501 gene encoding transcription repressor OFP8, whose amino-acid sequence MSLAGGGWSRRGGGGSRFEQPPPVVVVDVGCNCRAPRLLSSFISSLKSHARGVVGKPKSSPHVSSSSFWSSSATTGFTSSTSITTATTTLSSLDHHHPSCGPATYAANANVYEVDDDADHATRQRRRRRLRRRRRSTSTSTCGRAAALGEETAVAVAVEVESAAPYEDFRESMVAMVTEKEMYAWEDLNALLQQFLALNSPRHHPHILTAFADLWAPRGGPFCPPSPCL is encoded by the coding sequence ATGTCGCTGGCAGGTGGTGGTTGGAGTCGGCGGggtggcggcggcagcaggTTCGAGCAGCCTCCgcccgtggtggtggtggacgtCGGCTGCAACTGCCGCGCGCCGAGGCTGCTCAGCTCCTTCATCTCCTCGCTCAAGTCCCACGCGCGCGGCGTCGTCGGCAAGCCCAAGTCGTCTCCGCACGTCTCGTCGTCGTCTTTCTGGTCGTCATCTGCTACCACGGGCTTCACGTCGTCCACCTCCATCACCACCGCCACGACGACCTTGTCGTCGCTAGACCACCACCACCCGTCGTGCGGCCCAGCGACGTACGCCGCAAACGCCAACGTCTACGAGGTCGACGACGATGCTGACCACGCAACGCGtcagaggcggcggcggcggctgaggaggaggaggaggagcacgaGCACGAGCACGTGCGGGAGAGCGGCGGCGCTGGGGGAGGagacggcggtggcggtggcggtggaggTGGAGTCCGCGGCGCCGTACGAGGACTTCCGCGAGTCGATGGTGGCGATGGTGACGGAGAAGGAGATGTACGCGTGGGAGGACCTGAACGCGTTGCTGCAGCAGTTTCTGGCACTCAACTCGCCGCGCCACCACCCGCACATCCTCACCGCCTTCGCCGACCTCTGGGCACCCCGCGGAGGCCCCTTCTGCCCTCCGTCCCCGTGCCTCTGA